From uncultured Desulfovibrio sp.:
GGCGTGACGTGCTGCGCGTCATCTGGCGGGAACTGCCCGTGGCGGCGGCGCTGGGGCTGGTGGTAGCGCTGCTGGAAGCCGTGCTGGCCCGTTTTTCCAAGGGCGTAGGGCTGGATATTCTGCTGGTGGTGGGCCTGAGCATGCTTTGCTGCACCCTGCTCGGCGGCCTCATCGGCGCGCTGCTGCCCTTCCTGGCCCGGCGCGTCCATGCCGACCCGGCCACGCTCTCCTCGCCGCTCATCACCTCCATCATGGACCTGGTGGGCGTTCTTACCTACTTTGCCCTTGCCTCCACGCTGCTGGGGCAGCTCATGAACTGATGCCTGCGCCTGCAGCCTGAGGGCTTGCGCTGCCCTGTCCGCATGTCATCAACGGACAGGGCACACAGGCTACCTGTGTACGGTAAAAAACTCGGCGTGCCACGGCCTCCCGACGGAGGCGTTCTTCTACTGTTATCGCCTACCCCGGCCGCCATAAAAAAAGCCCTCGATACGAAGGCTTTCCTTAACATATAAAATATTATTAATGACTCATATGCCAAGAACAATCATTGGCACATCCATACTTTTTAGTAAAACTTTTTACAGCCTTTTCACCATTTTCCTCTATAAAAAATTTTATAATGTAGTTTTGATACCTATTTAAAAAATAAAAACACTTCTTACACACCCGTCTTCTATGACAGTACAACATCTTTTTATAATATATTGAGGCCATATAATTTTTCTTAATAATTCTATCATAAATGAAAATATCTTCATGTATATAAAATTTTAATGTAGAATCCATGCTGAAAATGTTTTTACACAGCCTGCAGACATGAAGAACCTCTTTAGGCTTTTTTACCTTTTTAGGAAGTCCCAACAAATCTCGTATATGGATACGTTTCTTCATTTATATCCCTTGAATAGTAATTATCTCCCGCAGGCGTTGCATGGCCTGCCGGTCAAGCACGCGCTGATTCTCGCTGCCGCGAAAGGTCAGTTCAAGATTGCGCAGGGCCTCCACATACGGGCCATCCACCAGAATGTCGGCCTCGTCAAGCAGGCGGCGCACTCCGTCGTCAGCGGCAGCACGTTGCAGCAGTTCTTCATAGGTATACCCGGAATAGACCATCACATCCTTGCCGCGCCGGTGGACCTCGCGGGCCAGGTCAGCCAGGGGGGCAGGCTGCAAAAACGGCTCGCCGCCGGACAGGGTTATGCCGCTCAACAGGGGATTCTCGTCAAAGCGGGCCAGCAGGTCCGCCGTATCCATGAGGCTTCCCCCGTCAAGGGCATGCGTCTGCGGGTTATGGCAGCCGGGGCAGTGGTGCAGGCAGCCCTGCACAAAGACCACAAAGCGCAGCCCCGGCCCGTCCACGATGGATTCTTCCACCAGCCCGCAGACCCGCAGGTCAGGCATGCTTCACCCGGTCGTGTTCCTCGGCGCGCTTGGCATTGTTGAAACGGTCCAGCGTGCCCACAAGATAGCCGGTAATGCGACGCACGCGCTCAAAGGCCACACCTTCTCCCACCATCTTTTCCTGTACGGCGGGCCGGGCATCCTTGAGTTTGGACGGCATGAGCATGGATTCTTCCTCCTGTAGTAAACCTATTTGCAGTGGCAGTTGTGAAAGGGCGTTGTCTGCGGGAAGCGGCGGCGTATTTCGCGCAGCTTTGCTTCGCTCACGGCTTCGCCGTCGCGGCGGCCGCAGCGCGGGCACTGGTCGTTGATGACGCCCACATAGCCGCATACGGGGTCACGGTCCAGCGGATGATTGATGGAACCGTAGCCCACGCCC
This genomic window contains:
- the nrdD gene encoding anaerobic ribonucleoside-triphosphate reductase yields the protein MPSKLKDARPAVQEKMVGEGVAFERVRRITGYLVGTLDRFNNAKRAEEHDRVKHA
- the nrdG gene encoding anaerobic ribonucleoside-triphosphate reductase activating protein, which translates into the protein MPDLRVCGLVEESIVDGPGLRFVVFVQGCLHHCPGCHNPQTHALDGGSLMDTADLLARFDENPLLSGITLSGGEPFLQPAPLADLAREVHRRGKDVMVYSGYTYEELLQRAAADDGVRRLLDEADILVDGPYVEALRNLELTFRGSENQRVLDRQAMQRLREIITIQGI